From a single Lolium rigidum isolate FL_2022 chromosome 7, APGP_CSIRO_Lrig_0.1, whole genome shotgun sequence genomic region:
- the LOC124676624 gene encoding polyamine oxidase 5-like, with translation MDQPPNAFAAGGLFGQHIDGQNASPPSVIVIGGGISGIASARALSNASFKVTLLESRDRLGGRVHTDYSFGCPIDMGASWLHGVCNENSLAPLIRLLGLRLYRTSGDNSVLYDHDLESYALFDKDGRQVPQEIVTKVGEIFEQILKETVKVRDENANDMPLVQAISIVLDRNPHLRLEGFQYEVLQWCICRLEAWFATDVDNISLQNWDQEHVLTGGHGLMVNGYDPVIRALSRDLDIHLNHRVTKIIQRYNKVIVCVEDGTSFVADAAIITVPLGVLKANIIKFEPELPDWKLAAITDLGVGLENKIALRFDTIFWPNVEVLGRVAQTSNACGYFLNLHKATGHPVLVCMVAGRFAYEMEKLSDEESVNFVMSQLKKMLPCATEPVQYLVSRWGTDPNSLGSYSCDLVGKPADLYERFCAPVGNLFFAGEAACIDHSGSVHGAYSSGIDAAEDCRRRLSTQLGISDLFQVGKIAMREEMAEVMVPLQISRL, from the exons ATGGACCAGCCGCCGAACGCCTTCGCCGCCGGAG GTCTTTTTGGTCAGCACATTGATGGGCAAAATGCTTCTCCGCCTTCTGTAATTGTGATTGGTGGAGGGATTTCAGGCATTGCATCTGCTCGTGCACTGTCAAATGCTTCATTTAAG GTCACATTGTTAGAGTCGCGAGACCGACTTGGTGGCCGTGTGCATACTGACTATTCTTTTGGCTGCCCAATTGACATGGGAGCATCTTG GTTGCATGGTGTATGCAATGAGAATTCTCTGGCGCCATTGATTAGGCTTCTTGGGCTTAGATTATATCGCACCAGTGGTGATAACTCTGTGCTTTATGACCATGATTTGGAGAG TTACGCTCTCTTTGATAAGGATGGTCGTCAAGTCCCCCAGGAGATAGTAACCAAAGTCGGGGAAATATTTGAGCAAATTCTGAAAGAG ACGGTGAAAGTTAGAGATGAAAATGCAAACGACATGCCTCTTGTTCAAGCCATCTCAATTGTGCTTGACAGGAATCCACATCTAAG GCTTGAGGGTTTTCAATATGAAGTATTGCAGTGGTGCATTTGTAGATTGGAAGCATGGTTCGCTACGGACGTGGATAATATATCTTTGCAAAATTGGGATCAG GAACATGTTCTTACTGGTGGACATGGGCTTATGGTGAATGGCTATGATCCGGTTATCAGAGCACTCTCTCGAGATCTTGATATCCACCTGAACCACAG GGTTACCAAAATCATCCAGCGGTATAATAAAGTGATTGTATGTGTGGAAGACGGGACAAGCTTTGTTGCAGATGCTGCTATAATAACGGTCCCTCTCGGTGTACTCAAAGCAAACATCATCAAGTTTGAACCTGAACTCCCAGACTGGAAACTAGCAGCGATCACTGATCTTGGTGTTGGCCTCGAGAACAAGATAGCCCTCCGGTTCGACACAATATTTTGGCCAAATGTAGAAGTACTGGGTAGGGTTGCACAAACATCGAATGCCTGTGGTTACTTTCTTAACCTTCACAAAGCCACAGGGCATCCAGTCCTTGTATGCATGGTGGCAGGCAGATTCGCCTACGAAATGGAGAAGCTGTCGGATGAAGAATCCGTTAACTTTGTCATGTCACAGCTCAAGAAAATGCTACCATGTGCCACTGAACCG GTTCAGTATTTGGTTTCACGGTGGGGAACCGACCCAAATTCACTCGGTTCCTACTCATGCGACTTGGTggggaaaccagctgacttgtatGAAAGATTCTGTGCTCCGGTGGGCAACCTGTTTTTCGCCGGGGAGGCCGCCTGCATCGACCACTCTGGGTCCGTGCACGGTGCGTATTCATCAGGTATTGACGCTGCAGAGGACTGCCGAAGGCGCCTCTCGACTCAGCTAGGTATCTCCGATCTGTTCCAGGTCGGCAAGATTGCCATGAGGGAGGAGATGGCTGAAGTCATGGTCCCCCTCCAGATATCCAGGCTGTGA